Sequence from the Clostridium cylindrosporum DSM 605 genome:
ATGCTGCTGACATTTTTCTAATCTGCCTATTTCTTCCTTCTGTTAATATAATTCTAAAAGTATAGTCTGAAATCCTCTCTACTTTACACTTTTTTGTTAATTTCCCCTCTATATTAACTCCATTTCCCATATTAGAAATAAATTTATCCGTTACTAATTTATTTACTGTTACTATGTATTCCTTTTCATGGTTATTTTCTGACCTTAAAACCTTATTTACTATATCTCCATCATTAGTTAATATTATAAGCCCCTCTGAATCCTTATCTAGTCTTCCAATTGGAAATATTCTCTCTTTATGCCCTACAAAATCTACTATATTCTCTTTTATGTGAAGTTCTGTAGTGCAGGTTATGCCAACAGGTTTATTTAGTACAATATACACTCTTTTTGATTTTACTTTTAAGGGCTTTCCGTCTACTA
This genomic interval carries:
- the rluF gene encoding 23S rRNA pseudouridine(2604) synthase RluF, producing MRINKYISDTGICSRREADKLIQSGKVTINGKRAALGDSVEYNDKVLVDGKPLKVKSKRVYIVLNKPVGITCTTELHIKENIVDFVGHKERIFPIGRLDKDSEGLIILTNDGDIVNKVLRSENNHEKEYIVTVNKLVTDKFISNMGNGVNIEGKLTKKCKVERISDYTFRIILTEGRNRQIRKMSAAFGYEVKKLKRIRIMNILLGDLKKGKWRDLTKTELTRLFKDIDYNVEIP